A part of Geothrix oryzae genomic DNA contains:
- a CDS encoding DUF1028 domain-containing protein has translation MRALLLALSLPLLASQPDPGAPRRPVHTYSIVARDPITGDLGVAVQSHWFSVGASVPWAEPGVGAVATQSFTDPSYGALGLALMKAGKPAPEALKALLAADADREVRQVAMVDAQGRAAAHTGAKCIQAAGHEVGEGFTVEANLMDKATVWPAMAKAFRGAKGDLADRLLAALRAAQAEGGDIRGQQSAAILVVKGKASGQPWNDRLFDLRVEDHPDPLKELGRLIQLRRAYRLMDEGDGFVTAAKWPEAKAAYAAAAKLAPGIWEMPFWQAVALASSGQRDEALPLFKRVFAAEPFWKRLVPRLAEVDQLPKDPALLKAIEAQ, from the coding sequence ATGCGCGCCCTTCTCCTGGCTCTGTCCCTGCCCCTCCTGGCCTCGCAGCCGGACCCCGGGGCCCCCCGCCGCCCCGTCCACACCTATTCCATCGTGGCCCGGGATCCGATCACGGGGGACCTGGGCGTGGCGGTGCAGAGCCACTGGTTCTCGGTGGGCGCCTCGGTGCCCTGGGCCGAACCCGGCGTGGGTGCGGTGGCCACGCAGAGCTTCACCGACCCCAGCTACGGCGCCCTGGGCCTGGCGCTCATGAAGGCCGGCAAGCCGGCGCCCGAAGCCTTGAAGGCGCTCCTGGCGGCGGACGCGGACCGCGAGGTGCGGCAGGTGGCCATGGTGGACGCCCAGGGCCGGGCGGCCGCCCACACGGGCGCCAAGTGCATCCAGGCCGCGGGCCATGAGGTGGGCGAGGGCTTCACGGTGGAGGCCAACCTCATGGACAAGGCCACGGTCTGGCCCGCCATGGCCAAGGCCTTCCGCGGGGCCAAGGGCGACCTCGCGGATCGACTGCTGGCGGCCCTCCGCGCCGCCCAGGCCGAGGGCGGCGACATCCGCGGCCAGCAGAGCGCGGCCATCCTCGTCGTGAAGGGAAAAGCCTCAGGCCAGCCCTGGAACGACCGCCTCTTCGATCTGCGGGTGGAGGACCACCCGGATCCCCTGAAGGAGCTGGGCCGCCTCATCCAGCTGCGGCGGGCCTACCGGCTCATGGACGAGGGCGACGGCTTCGTCACCGCTGCCAAGTGGCCCGAAGCCAAGGCCGCCTACGCCGCGGCCGCCAAGCTGGCCCCCGGCATCTGGGAGATGCCCTTCTGGCAGGCCGTGGCCCTGGCCTCGAGCGGCCAGCGCGACGAGGCGCTCCCCCTCTTCAAGCGGGTCTTCGCCGCCGAACCCTTCTGGAAGCGCCTCGTCCCCAGGCTCGCTGAAGTGGATCAGCTGCCCAAGGACCCCGCGCTGCTCAAGGCCATCGAGGCGCAGTAG
- the lspA gene encoding signal peptidase II, which translates to MRRLPWLLLPAFALAADLGSKAWILRTLGESESLPVIRGFFYLTLGFNRGAIFGSLTWLPAAARFILFTLAGLTALLYFGRLFLARETPTWDRVALGLILGGALGNGIDRLLRGAVVDFLDFVFGTWHYWTFNLADSFILVGAVLYGLRMLLAPKAVDPQANE; encoded by the coding sequence GTGCGCCGTCTGCCCTGGCTGCTGCTTCCGGCCTTCGCCCTGGCGGCGGACCTCGGCTCCAAGGCCTGGATTCTCCGGACCCTGGGCGAGAGCGAATCCCTGCCCGTCATCCGGGGCTTCTTCTACCTGACCCTGGGCTTCAACCGCGGCGCCATCTTCGGGAGCCTCACCTGGCTGCCGGCGGCGGCGCGGTTCATCCTCTTCACGCTGGCGGGGCTGACGGCGCTGCTCTACTTCGGCCGCCTCTTCCTGGCCCGGGAGACGCCCACCTGGGACCGCGTGGCCCTGGGCCTCATTCTCGGCGGGGCGCTGGGCAACGGGATCGACCGCCTTCTGCGCGGCGCCGTGGTGGACTTCCTCGACTTCGTCTTCGGCACCTGGCACTACTGGACCTTCAACCTCGCCGACAGCTTCATCCTCGTGGGGGCCGTCCTCTACGGCCTGCGGATGCTCCTGGCGCCGAAGGCGGTAGACCCCCAGGCGAACGAATAA
- the ileS gene encoding isoleucine--tRNA ligase: protein MKADLPQREPKRLERWKAEGLYRRIEAKRKADNAAGRGKGREVLHDGPPYANGAIHMGHALNKILKDVVVKSRWMEGYESPYVPGWDCHGLPIEHAVEKDLGPKRREMSRADFLQKCRVYAQKWIDTQRTAFQRLGVLGAWEQPYVTMDPRYEAETVRHLAKLFDSGSVTRKLKVVHWSYGARTALAEAEVEYADRTSPAITVAFPVADAEARRLELPVPLFLPIWTTTPWTLPSNKAVAMHPDLEYAVVRATSEGVECHYIVAVTLREDFAKKLGTGLHTVEIRKGKEFQTLVARHPWIDRESPVLLGDHVTADTGTGLVHTAPDHGVDDFNLAHHLGLLQLVGPDGKFLPAVNDPELEGKNIFDCNPLVVDRLKREGRLLHEESLNHSYPHCWRTKTPILFRATEQWFITMDSELAGKGRSLRELGLEGVERTQWIPAQGQNRIHAMIEGRPDWCISRQRAWGTPITVLRCETCGEPLVADAIFETAAAAIEAGGIEAWADLPVDRLVPAGARCACGSTAFQKETDILDVWIDSGVSASVVCASHPELTRDDYGKFIYLEGSDQHRGWFHSSLLFNLAATGTKPYKQVVTHGFVLDGKGQKMSKSLGNVITPEEILKTLGADILRWWAASCDYSEDIRISREILDRSADAYRKIRNTLRFLLGALADFDPARDAVAPADLAPLDRWVLDAFARTTVEVRDAYTRFEFHRATQAIHGFCQLELSGRYFEIIKDRLYCDALDSPRRASCRQACWELAKGLCTLLAPVMSFTADEAWEQIPGCSGSVHEQRFPEFPAIAVEPKWETLWGVRESVHSAMEPLRANKVVGTSLDATAVVTLTPEEWRSLDAIGEPLDELLVVSKLDREVGGVTPGAYHVTADAYGGTKCPRCWNRKGGHGAGEDAALCVRCASVVA, encoded by the coding sequence ATGAAGGCGGACCTGCCGCAGCGCGAGCCGAAGCGGCTGGAACGCTGGAAGGCCGAGGGCCTCTACCGCCGCATCGAGGCGAAGCGGAAGGCCGACAACGCCGCCGGCAGGGGCAAGGGCCGCGAGGTTCTGCACGATGGCCCGCCCTACGCCAACGGCGCGATCCACATGGGCCACGCGCTCAACAAGATCCTCAAGGATGTGGTGGTGAAGTCCCGGTGGATGGAGGGCTACGAATCGCCCTATGTGCCGGGCTGGGATTGCCACGGCCTGCCCATCGAGCATGCGGTCGAGAAGGATCTAGGCCCCAAGCGGCGCGAGATGAGCCGAGCCGACTTCCTCCAGAAGTGCCGCGTCTACGCGCAGAAGTGGATCGACACCCAGCGCACGGCCTTCCAGCGCCTCGGCGTGCTGGGCGCCTGGGAGCAGCCCTATGTGACCATGGACCCCCGCTACGAAGCGGAGACCGTGCGCCACCTGGCCAAGCTCTTCGACAGCGGCTCCGTCACCCGCAAGCTGAAGGTCGTCCACTGGAGCTACGGCGCCCGCACGGCCCTGGCCGAGGCCGAGGTCGAGTACGCGGACCGGACCAGCCCGGCCATCACGGTGGCATTCCCCGTGGCCGATGCTGAGGCCAGACGCCTGGAACTGCCGGTCCCCCTCTTCCTGCCCATCTGGACCACCACGCCGTGGACCCTGCCCAGCAACAAGGCCGTGGCCATGCACCCGGACCTGGAATACGCCGTGGTCCGCGCCACCTCGGAGGGTGTGGAGTGCCACTACATCGTGGCCGTCACCCTGCGCGAAGACTTTGCCAAGAAGCTCGGTACCGGGCTGCACACGGTCGAGATCCGGAAGGGCAAGGAATTCCAGACGCTCGTGGCCCGACACCCCTGGATCGACCGGGAAAGTCCCGTGCTGTTGGGCGACCATGTCACGGCCGACACCGGCACGGGCCTGGTGCACACGGCGCCAGACCACGGCGTGGACGACTTCAACCTGGCCCATCATCTGGGCCTGCTCCAGCTCGTGGGCCCCGACGGCAAGTTCCTGCCGGCGGTGAATGACCCGGAGCTGGAAGGGAAGAACATCTTCGACTGCAATCCCCTGGTGGTGGATCGCCTGAAGCGGGAAGGGCGCCTGCTCCACGAGGAGAGCCTGAACCACAGCTATCCGCACTGCTGGCGGACCAAGACGCCCATCCTTTTCCGCGCCACCGAGCAGTGGTTCATCACTATGGATTCGGAACTGGCCGGGAAGGGCCGCAGCCTGCGGGAGCTGGGGCTCGAAGGCGTCGAGCGCACTCAGTGGATTCCCGCCCAGGGCCAGAACCGCATCCACGCCATGATCGAGGGCCGCCCCGACTGGTGCATCAGCCGCCAGCGCGCCTGGGGTACGCCCATCACCGTGCTGCGCTGCGAAACCTGCGGCGAGCCGCTGGTGGCCGATGCCATCTTCGAGACCGCGGCCGCGGCCATCGAGGCGGGCGGCATCGAGGCCTGGGCCGACCTTCCCGTGGACCGCCTGGTCCCCGCGGGGGCCCGCTGCGCCTGCGGCTCCACGGCCTTCCAGAAGGAGACGGACATCCTGGATGTGTGGATCGACTCGGGCGTCAGCGCCTCTGTCGTGTGCGCCTCGCACCCGGAACTGACCCGCGACGACTACGGGAAGTTCATCTACCTCGAGGGTTCGGATCAGCACCGGGGATGGTTCCACAGTTCCCTGCTCTTCAACCTCGCCGCCACGGGCACCAAGCCCTACAAGCAGGTGGTCACCCACGGCTTCGTGCTGGACGGCAAGGGCCAGAAGATGTCCAAGAGCCTGGGCAATGTCATCACGCCCGAGGAGATCCTGAAGACGCTGGGGGCCGACATCCTCCGCTGGTGGGCCGCCTCCTGCGACTACAGCGAGGACATCCGCATCTCCCGGGAGATCCTCGACCGCAGTGCCGACGCCTACCGCAAGATCCGCAACACCCTGCGCTTCCTGCTGGGAGCCCTGGCGGATTTCGATCCGGCCCGGGATGCCGTCGCGCCCGCGGATCTCGCCCCCCTGGACCGCTGGGTGCTGGACGCCTTCGCCCGCACCACGGTGGAGGTCCGGGACGCCTACACCCGCTTCGAGTTCCACCGCGCCACCCAGGCCATCCACGGCTTCTGCCAGCTGGAACTCTCCGGCCGCTACTTCGAGATCATCAAGGACCGCCTCTATTGCGACGCGCTGGATTCGCCCCGCCGCGCCAGCTGCCGCCAGGCCTGCTGGGAGCTGGCCAAGGGGCTCTGCACCCTGCTGGCTCCGGTCATGAGCTTCACGGCCGACGAGGCCTGGGAGCAGATTCCGGGATGTTCGGGAAGCGTGCATGAGCAGCGGTTCCCGGAATTCCCGGCAATTGCGGTTGAACCAAAGTGGGAGACCTTGTGGGGGGTCAGGGAATCTGTCCATTCCGCCATGGAACCTCTCCGCGCAAACAAGGTGGTTGGGACGAGCTTGGATGCGACTGCCGTGGTCACGCTGACTCCTGAGGAGTGGCGATCTCTTGATGCGATCGGAGAGCCCCTAGACGAGCTGCTCGTGGTCTCGAAACTGGATCGGGAAGTGGGGGGGGTGACTCCCGGCGCCTACCATGTCACGGCTGACGCCTACGGCGGAACGAAGTGCCCCCGCTGCTGGAACCGCAAGGGCGGCCACGGCGCCGGAGAGGACGCGGCCCTCTGCGTCCGCTGTGCCTCGGTGGTGGCCTAG
- the mscL gene encoding large conductance mechanosensitive channel protein MscL has protein sequence MSMKDEFKAFIMKGNVVDLAIAVVVGGAFGKIITAFVDGIIMPLVTYVLPANIKWEEWILGKFRIGAVLGATVNFLIIALVIFLVLIKFLGKFVKKEEAPAAPATKECPACLEQVPLKATRCKHCTSSL, from the coding sequence ATGTCGATGAAAGACGAGTTCAAGGCCTTCATCATGAAGGGCAATGTGGTCGATCTGGCCATCGCCGTGGTCGTGGGCGGCGCCTTCGGCAAGATCATCACGGCCTTCGTGGACGGGATCATCATGCCGCTGGTGACCTATGTGCTTCCCGCCAACATTAAGTGGGAGGAGTGGATCCTCGGCAAATTCCGCATCGGCGCCGTCCTCGGCGCCACGGTGAACTTCCTGATCATCGCCCTGGTGATCTTCCTCGTGCTGATCAAGTTCCTGGGCAAGTTCGTGAAGAAGGAGGAGGCCCCGGCCGCCCCCGCCACCAAGGAATGCCCCGCCTGCCTGGAGCAGGTGCCTCTCAAGGCCACCCGCTGCAAGCACTGCACGAGTTCGCTGTAG
- a CDS encoding OmpA family protein — protein MKKTLLLLLAGSALSLSAQQGQAWVAGHLGQTIFEKDKNLATPGIELKDQLHYGLGVGHWYTDRWGLDLRALHNDLKADKIPGAPTGDETHLLASGLFNFRPGAENWYPYLSAGLGGTNVNKKYSPSGKETTRLNYHGGLGVMGKLAENFMLDLNVKAVSVELPKSRMEYLATLGLGYTWGGAKKAAPAPPPPPPPPAPEPKPEPVAPPPPPPPPPAPEPEVVKPVPPPPPAKIVLDEAVLHFANGKADLGPDATAAIQKVADGLKAYPGNYKLEVSGHTSSVGGKALNKSLAKRRADAVAKVLVDSGIPASKVTTVGVGPDKPIADNATKEGQAKNRRVEIDVQVSDGKTEVRKTETGVVDGAAAPAPAPKKPAKKAAKATK, from the coding sequence ATGAAAAAAACCTTGTTGTTGCTGCTGGCTGGATCGGCGCTGAGTCTGTCCGCCCAGCAGGGCCAGGCCTGGGTGGCTGGCCACCTGGGTCAGACCATTTTCGAGAAGGACAAGAACCTTGCTACGCCCGGCATTGAGTTGAAGGATCAGCTTCACTACGGCCTGGGCGTTGGGCACTGGTACACCGACCGTTGGGGCCTGGACCTCCGCGCCCTGCATAACGACCTGAAGGCCGACAAGATCCCGGGCGCTCCCACCGGGGACGAGACCCACCTGCTGGCCTCGGGCCTGTTCAATTTCCGTCCCGGTGCTGAGAACTGGTATCCCTACCTCTCCGCGGGTCTGGGCGGGACGAATGTGAACAAGAAATACTCCCCCAGCGGCAAGGAGACCACCCGCCTCAACTACCACGGCGGGCTCGGCGTCATGGGCAAGCTGGCCGAGAACTTCATGCTCGACCTGAATGTCAAGGCTGTGAGCGTGGAGCTTCCCAAGTCGCGCATGGAATATCTGGCAACGCTGGGCCTCGGCTACACCTGGGGTGGTGCGAAGAAGGCCGCTCCGGCTCCTCCGCCGCCGCCTCCCCCGCCCGCTCCTGAGCCGAAGCCTGAGCCGGTTGCGCCGCCCCCGCCCCCGCCGCCGCCCCCGGCTCCCGAGCCGGAAGTGGTGAAGCCTGTGCCGCCCCCGCCCCCGGCCAAGATCGTCCTGGACGAGGCCGTGCTGCACTTCGCCAATGGCAAGGCGGACCTGGGTCCGGACGCCACCGCGGCCATCCAGAAGGTGGCTGATGGCCTCAAGGCCTACCCGGGCAACTACAAGCTCGAGGTGAGCGGTCACACCTCCTCCGTGGGCGGCAAGGCCCTGAACAAGTCCCTGGCCAAGCGCCGGGCCGATGCGGTGGCCAAGGTCCTGGTGGATTCCGGCATCCCGGCTTCCAAGGTCACCACCGTGGGCGTGGGCCCCGACAAGCCCATCGCCGACAACGCGACCAAGGAAGGTCAGGCCAAGAACCGCCGCGTGGAGATCGATGTGCAGGTCAGCGACGGCAAGACCGAGGTCCGCAAGACCGAGACCGGTGTCGTCGATGGCGCCGCCGCTCCGGCTCCTGCGCCCAAGAAGCCCGCGAAGAAGGCCGCCAAGGCCACCAAGTAG
- a CDS encoding biotin/lipoyl-containing protein, with translation MKRTLILGKESHEVELIRQDGATTLVWEGVSHPIDILELEPGCYSILMEGRSVEVRLDPAKSPDPDTHAYRAMLYDGPYEFALVDPRRALLAGSGGAGAGGGVLSSPMPGKIVKLLAKVGDSVQEGQTLLVMEAMKMQNELKTSTTGIVTVVHVQEGATVETGAALITVVAPEA, from the coding sequence GTGAAACGGACCCTGATCCTCGGCAAGGAATCCCATGAGGTGGAACTCATCCGCCAGGACGGCGCGACGACGCTGGTCTGGGAGGGCGTGAGCCATCCCATCGATATCCTGGAACTGGAACCCGGCTGCTATTCGATCCTCATGGAAGGCCGCTCGGTGGAGGTGCGCCTGGACCCGGCCAAGTCGCCGGATCCCGACACCCACGCCTACCGGGCCATGCTCTACGATGGCCCCTACGAATTCGCCCTGGTGGACCCCCGCCGGGCCCTCCTTGCGGGTTCCGGCGGCGCCGGGGCCGGGGGCGGCGTGCTGTCTTCGCCCATGCCCGGCAAGATCGTGAAATTGCTCGCGAAGGTCGGCGACTCCGTTCAGGAGGGCCAGACCCTCCTCGTCATGGAGGCCATGAAGATGCAGAACGAGCTGAAGACCAGCACCACCGGGATCGTGACGGTCGTCCATGTCCAGGAGGGCGCCACCGTGGAGACGGGAGCTGCGCTCATCACCGTCGTGGCACCCGAAGCCTAA
- a CDS encoding acetyl-CoA carboxylase biotin carboxylase subunit, with amino-acid sequence MSVTKILIANRGEIAIRVIRTCREMGIPTVAVYSEADRGALHVRMADEAYFIGPAAARESYLVLEKILDVCKRSGADAVHPGYGFLSENAEAARAFEAAGITFIGPRPECIVSMGSKTAAREVAIAAGCPVVPGIQETMADDELLVASQKIGFPVMLKAAMGGGGKGMRLVLKPEEFTSSLARARGEALSSFGDDSVYVEKAIVQPRHIEIQIFSDTHGNHVYLHERECSVQRRHQKVIEEAPSPHVTPEMRKAMGEAALKVARAVNYVGAGTVEFLADADRNFYFLEMNTRLQVEHPVTEWITGLDLVKWQILVARGEKLPMTQEEIPLNGWAMECRVYAEDPDKNFMPSPGKITFLRTPSGRNVRDDGGVYEGAEVPMFYDPMISKLSTWGPTRLEAIERMRAALGEYRIGGIRHNIAFHEALMEHEPFREGALHTGMLDKPFWKRKGQGPDLKFAVAAALLHELETEQRRATQPSAGGEGRPDAWKHWGRFNRL; translated from the coding sequence ATGTCCGTGACCAAGATCCTGATTGCGAACCGCGGGGAGATTGCGATCCGCGTGATCCGCACCTGCCGCGAGATGGGCATCCCCACGGTGGCCGTCTATTCCGAGGCCGACCGCGGCGCCCTGCATGTGCGCATGGCGGATGAGGCCTACTTCATCGGTCCCGCGGCGGCCCGGGAGAGCTACCTGGTGCTGGAGAAGATCCTGGATGTCTGCAAGCGCAGCGGCGCCGACGCGGTGCATCCGGGCTACGGCTTCCTCTCAGAGAACGCTGAAGCCGCCAGGGCTTTCGAGGCCGCGGGCATCACCTTCATCGGGCCCCGTCCCGAATGCATCGTGAGCATGGGATCGAAGACCGCCGCCCGTGAGGTGGCCATCGCCGCAGGTTGCCCCGTGGTGCCGGGCATTCAGGAGACCATGGCCGACGATGAGCTGCTGGTCGCCTCCCAGAAGATCGGCTTCCCCGTGATGCTCAAGGCCGCCATGGGCGGGGGCGGCAAGGGCATGCGCCTGGTGCTCAAGCCCGAGGAGTTCACCTCCTCGCTGGCGCGGGCGCGCGGCGAGGCGCTGTCCAGCTTTGGCGACGACAGCGTCTATGTGGAGAAGGCCATCGTCCAGCCGCGCCACATCGAGATCCAGATCTTCTCCGATACCCACGGCAACCATGTCTATCTGCATGAGCGCGAGTGCTCCGTGCAGCGCCGCCATCAGAAGGTGATCGAGGAGGCCCCGAGCCCCCATGTGACGCCGGAGATGCGCAAGGCCATGGGGGAAGCCGCCCTCAAGGTGGCCCGGGCCGTGAACTATGTGGGCGCGGGCACCGTGGAGTTCCTGGCGGACGCGGACCGCAACTTCTACTTCCTGGAGATGAACACCCGCCTCCAGGTGGAGCATCCCGTCACGGAGTGGATCACGGGCCTGGACCTGGTGAAGTGGCAGATCCTCGTGGCCCGCGGCGAGAAGCTGCCCATGACCCAGGAGGAGATCCCCCTCAACGGCTGGGCCATGGAGTGCCGCGTCTACGCCGAGGACCCCGACAAGAACTTCATGCCGAGCCCCGGGAAGATCACCTTCCTGCGCACGCCCAGCGGACGCAATGTACGCGATGACGGCGGCGTCTACGAAGGGGCCGAAGTGCCCATGTTCTACGACCCCATGATCAGCAAACTCAGCACCTGGGGGCCCACGCGACTGGAGGCCATCGAGCGCATGCGCGCGGCCCTGGGCGAGTACCGCATCGGCGGCATCCGCCACAACATCGCCTTCCACGAGGCGCTGATGGAGCACGAGCCCTTCCGTGAAGGCGCCCTGCACACGGGCATGCTCGACAAACCCTTCTGGAAGCGGAAGGGGCAGGGGCCCGACCTGAAGTTCGCGGTGGCGGCGGCGCTGCTGCACGAACTCGAAACCGAACAGCGACGGGCCACCCAGCCGTCCGCCGGGGGCGAGGGGAGACCCGATGCCTGGAAGCACTGGGGCCGGTTCAACCGGTTGTAG
- the coaBC gene encoding bifunctional phosphopantothenoylcysteine decarboxylase/phosphopantothenate--cysteine ligase CoaBC produces MQIILGITGGIAAYKSAELARLLANQGHRVRCILTEAGARFITPLTLTSLTGEPCFGANPDQGEWRANPSIEHIELARWADLVAVVPATANILGKTANGLATDLLSTVLLATRAPVLWAPAMNTGMWEHPAVQANIARLRAFGHAVVEPGEGTLACGEEGSGKLAEVVAIAEAIQMHGTPKLRSLRGRRVLITSGPTREDLDPVRTLTNRSTGAMGIELARAFRDVGAQVQLVLGGDLPAPWGVETLRVRSAQQMLEACEARWADSDGLVAAAAVADQRPEALAPEKVKKGDGPETLVLVRTPDILARLSAARRADQWVLGFAAESEKHLEQAAAKLVKKGLDAVLVNDVQDGRAFGAQANTLTPVTAQGPHPPLGPLAKDQLARAVVQWWAHRLEARESGR; encoded by the coding sequence ATGCAGATCATCCTGGGGATCACCGGCGGGATCGCCGCCTACAAATCCGCCGAGCTGGCCCGGCTGCTGGCCAACCAGGGCCACCGGGTGCGCTGCATCCTCACGGAGGCCGGGGCGCGGTTCATCACGCCGCTCACGCTCACCAGCCTGACGGGCGAGCCCTGTTTCGGGGCCAACCCCGACCAGGGGGAATGGCGCGCGAATCCCAGCATCGAGCATATCGAGCTGGCTCGCTGGGCCGACCTGGTGGCCGTGGTGCCCGCCACGGCGAACATCCTGGGCAAGACCGCCAACGGCCTCGCCACGGATCTGCTCAGCACCGTCCTGCTCGCCACCCGGGCACCGGTGCTCTGGGCCCCGGCCATGAACACGGGCATGTGGGAGCATCCCGCGGTGCAGGCGAACATCGCCCGGCTGCGCGCCTTCGGCCACGCGGTGGTGGAACCCGGCGAGGGCACCCTGGCCTGCGGCGAGGAAGGATCCGGGAAGCTGGCGGAGGTGGTCGCCATCGCCGAGGCCATCCAGATGCACGGCACGCCCAAGCTGCGCAGCCTCCGCGGCCGCCGGGTGCTGATCACCTCGGGCCCCACGCGGGAGGATCTGGATCCGGTCCGCACGCTCACCAACCGCAGCACCGGCGCCATGGGCATCGAGCTGGCGCGGGCCTTCCGCGATGTGGGCGCCCAGGTCCAGCTGGTGCTGGGCGGCGACCTTCCGGCGCCCTGGGGCGTGGAGACCCTCCGCGTCCGCAGCGCGCAGCAGATGCTGGAGGCCTGCGAGGCCCGCTGGGCGGATTCGGACGGCCTGGTGGCCGCCGCCGCCGTGGCGGACCAGCGCCCCGAAGCGCTGGCGCCCGAGAAGGTGAAGAAGGGCGACGGGCCCGAGACCTTGGTGCTGGTGCGGACGCCGGACATCCTGGCACGCCTCTCCGCTGCCCGACGGGCGGATCAGTGGGTGCTCGGCTTCGCGGCCGAGAGCGAGAAGCACCTGGAGCAGGCCGCCGCCAAATTGGTGAAGAAGGGCCTGGATGCCGTGCTGGTGAACGATGTCCAGGACGGCCGGGCTTTCGGCGCCCAGGCCAACACCCTGACGCCCGTCACGGCCCAGGGCCCCCACCCCCCCCTCGGGCCCCTGGCGAAGGATCAGCTGGCCCGGGCCGTGGTGCAGTGGTGGGCTCACCGGCTGGAAGCCCGGGAGAGCGGCCGGTAG
- a CDS encoding DinB family protein, with translation MERGKLWRTAFGGNIRLLELNGAGLTEDLAAKRPASGVASAAWIAGHLVASRRRIVKMLGGSLPEEPTWEQHYARGGPGATAHLDWAGLLEAFRATDQALKAAFQQLEDWDRPTLNPALGTEQPLEQVLSFLFMHECYHLGQIGIIRKLHGLPGAI, from the coding sequence ATGGAACGGGGCAAGCTCTGGCGGACCGCCTTCGGCGGCAACATCCGGCTCCTGGAGCTGAATGGGGCGGGGCTCACCGAGGATCTGGCCGCGAAACGGCCGGCCTCCGGCGTGGCTTCGGCCGCCTGGATCGCGGGACATCTGGTGGCCTCGCGGCGCCGGATCGTGAAGATGCTCGGCGGGAGCCTGCCGGAGGAACCGACCTGGGAACAGCACTATGCCCGCGGCGGCCCGGGGGCCACCGCCCATCTGGACTGGGCGGGGCTGCTGGAGGCCTTCCGGGCGACGGATCAGGCCCTGAAGGCCGCCTTCCAGCAGCTGGAGGACTGGGACCGCCCGACCCTGAACCCGGCCCTGGGCACGGAACAGCCCCTGGAACAGGTGTTGTCGTTCCTCTTCATGCACGAGTGCTACCACCTGGGGCAGATCGGGATCATCCGCAAGCTGCACGGCCTGCCGGGAGCCATCTGA
- a CDS encoding DNA-directed RNA polymerase subunit omega, whose protein sequence is MTQRTIVRVPEEIANKYRFVVVAGKRCDQLQRGAFPKVEVIVPVNKHGQAQDAPKLASFWGQVAVAEVEENRIAFEEAEVLTIEDTTVVPISSE, encoded by the coding sequence ATGACCCAGCGCACCATCGTTCGTGTCCCGGAAGAAATCGCCAACAAGTACCGCTTCGTCGTCGTGGCGGGCAAGCGCTGCGACCAGCTTCAGCGCGGCGCCTTCCCCAAGGTCGAGGTGATCGTGCCCGTGAACAAGCACGGCCAGGCCCAGGATGCGCCCAAGCTCGCGTCCTTCTGGGGCCAGGTCGCCGTCGCCGAGGTGGAAGAGAACCGCATCGCCTTCGAAGAGGCCGAGGTGCTCACCATCGAAGACACCACGGTCGTTCCCATCTCCAGCGAATAA
- a CDS encoding TetR/AcrR family transcriptional regulator: MPAPASSPPPARPRGPKPTRMDADQLLDAAQEVFARDGLRAASLRAIARQAGCDPALIYYHFDSKEAMFTALLDRRIPPLVEELKRLADPSDGRHTVLRLWEVLGIYGRRLGQDPGLRSLVRGEIVRGTEGIQESIQSRLFGAALQVRSILEQGVQRGEVREGVDLLLATFFFVKLHLEVLDVLPVVAPRILGLTPDESVAKGERAWLDLYWRGLAANPAAPVPPLPDSRS; the protein is encoded by the coding sequence ATGCCCGCCCCCGCGTCCTCTCCGCCCCCTGCCCGCCCCCGCGGCCCCAAGCCCACCCGAATGGATGCGGACCAGCTGCTGGACGCAGCCCAGGAGGTCTTCGCACGGGACGGCCTGCGTGCCGCCAGCCTGAGGGCCATCGCCCGGCAGGCGGGCTGCGACCCCGCCCTGATCTACTACCACTTCGACAGCAAGGAGGCCATGTTCACCGCCCTCCTGGATCGCCGCATCCCGCCCCTGGTCGAGGAGCTGAAGCGGCTGGCCGATCCATCCGATGGCCGCCACACCGTCCTGCGCCTCTGGGAGGTCCTGGGCATCTACGGCCGGCGCCTAGGCCAGGATCCCGGCCTCCGCAGCCTCGTGCGCGGCGAGATCGTCCGGGGGACCGAGGGCATCCAGGAATCGATCCAGAGCCGCCTGTTCGGGGCCGCCCTCCAGGTCCGGAGCATCCTCGAGCAGGGGGTCCAGCGGGGCGAGGTGCGGGAGGGGGTGGATCTGCTCCTCGCCACCTTCTTCTTCGTGAAGCTCCACCTGGAGGTTCTCGATGTGCTGCCCGTCGTGGCCCCGCGCATCCTGGGGCTGACGCCGGACGAATCCGTGGCCAAGGGCGAACGCGCCTGGCTGGACCTCTACTGGCGGGGCCTCGCCGCCAACCCGGCCGCCCCGGTGCCCCCGCTGCCCGACTCCCGCTCCTGA